The uncultured Bacteroides sp. genome has a segment encoding these proteins:
- a CDS encoding SusC/RagA family TonB-linked outer membrane protein has protein sequence MINIFFRVGDRLSFLTGKTIVSIIALLLLSSSGLVNAQTTIKGHVVDERTKEPIIGAIVLIKSTTKGVSTDINGQFELKTSKKLPLTLSISLIGYRTQDIDVYDTEEPVYATLTEDVNRLNEVVVVGYGTQSKKEFSGAAARVNGDVIKELPVQSFDQALSGRAAGVSIAEPNGLLNNPPVIRIRGVNSISLSSYPLVVIDGIPVSTGNISTTTDVPNNPLADINPSDIESIDVLKDAASTSIYGSRAAAGVLLITTKRGKAGKVKTTYEGWVGITNAVRLPKLLNSQQYVDIKNEAVLNSKILSGNANNDNVSSKLFFPSYNADGSLVDTNWYDYIYRTAVSHNHVVTLSGGTEKTNYYFSANYSNQEGFLVDNDFQRKGIRFNIDHEVNKWLRIKGNGSYNTTNNRANSSGSLPGSSQFLVGAARMAISTAPNVSPYNADGSYNLSSTGKMGSGNNLASSALYNPLALFEYSRSTSDNDRFIGGISANIKLLKHLDFNTIYSIDRLKTETVTFLSPKFGSSGYADGGSATNVSALRDNQTFTNTLNYDQVFNNKHHVSALLGTDFQKYKTSIWGAKASKASDDFFENYQGGWTNYSPASNYLGERAFYSYFSRLSYDFEGKYLFTANLRRDGNSALAVGHKYGNFGGISGGWVISQEKFFKKSFFGKLFDQLKLNASWGRVGNGNLTDDFGSFDLFSSSLYGSASTWAISQSGNPLLSWETSNQTNIGLNAELLKRRLSVEVAYFNNNVNGLILDTPQSPSKGIPGNSILTNVGSMYNRGVELTLNASLIQKKKFSWDVSFNFTGIKNEVTQLAGNNADIIGYTHTSANANNVTRVGYSVGSLFGAKTAGVNPENGRRIFINGKGEKVQYSAVVPSGESNWTYLDGTKAPAIGVSDYYVLGNALPKWYGGLVSNLKYKNWDLTLNFTYAGGNYVMNGTKATLRDQTSYNNYTGILDRWTTPGQVTDIPRLVYNDIISNGTSFPISANVEKADFLRLQNVLLAYRVPANLLSKVNLSSAKIYAQVSNAFLITGYTGTDPESSVNGNSNTTPGVERNSLGRGRTFTFGVNVGF, from the coding sequence ATGATAAATATATTTTTTAGAGTCGGGGATAGACTTTCATTCCTGACAGGGAAGACTATAGTCTCTATTATTGCACTTCTTTTGCTAAGTTCTTCAGGTTTAGTGAATGCACAAACAACCATAAAAGGTCATGTTGTTGATGAGCGAACTAAAGAACCTATTATTGGTGCCATTGTATTAATCAAGTCAACAACAAAGGGAGTATCGACTGATATCAACGGTCAGTTTGAACTTAAAACGTCAAAGAAGCTTCCGCTCACATTATCAATAAGCCTGATAGGATACCGCACTCAGGATATAGATGTATATGATACTGAAGAGCCTGTTTACGCCACACTGACTGAAGATGTGAACCGTCTGAATGAAGTGGTGGTTGTGGGTTACGGCACTCAATCAAAGAAAGAGTTCTCGGGAGCAGCTGCCCGTGTCAATGGTGATGTAATTAAAGAACTGCCGGTGCAGAGTTTTGATCAGGCATTATCGGGAAGAGCTGCAGGTGTTAGTATTGCTGAACCAAATGGTTTGCTGAATAACCCTCCGGTAATTCGTATCCGTGGTGTGAACTCTATTTCGTTGAGTTCATATCCTTTGGTTGTAATTGACGGTATTCCTGTAAGCACAGGAAATATTTCTACCACTACGGATGTTCCTAATAACCCTTTAGCCGATATAAACCCTTCTGATATAGAATCTATTGATGTATTAAAGGATGCAGCTTCAACATCCATTTATGGTTCCCGTGCTGCTGCCGGTGTGCTGCTTATTACTACCAAAAGAGGTAAGGCCGGCAAAGTAAAAACAACTTATGAAGGCTGGGTAGGTATTACAAATGCTGTTCGTCTGCCCAAACTTCTCAATTCACAGCAATATGTTGATATAAAGAATGAAGCGGTGCTGAATTCAAAGATTCTGAGCGGAAATGCAAACAATGATAATGTGAGCTCTAAGTTATTCTTCCCTTCATATAATGCCGATGGCTCACTGGTAGATACAAACTGGTACGATTATATTTACCGTACAGCAGTATCTCATAATCATGTGGTAACACTTTCTGGAGGAACAGAGAAGACCAATTACTATTTCTCTGCCAACTACTCCAATCAGGAAGGTTTTCTTGTGGATAATGATTTCCAACGTAAGGGGATCCGTTTCAATATTGACCATGAAGTAAATAAATGGTTAAGAATAAAAGGTAATGGGTCATATAATACGACTAACAACAGAGCCAACAGCTCGGGTTCTTTACCTGGTTCTTCCCAGTTCCTGGTTGGTGCAGCCCGTATGGCCATTTCCACAGCTCCTAATGTGAGTCCTTACAATGCCGATGGCAGTTATAATCTGAGTAGCACAGGTAAGATGGGTTCAGGTAACAACTTAGCATCTTCCGCTTTGTATAATCCGTTGGCTTTGTTTGAATATAGTCGCAGTACATCTGACAATGACCGTTTTATTGGTGGTATCAGTGCAAATATTAAGCTGTTGAAGCATTTGGATTTCAATACCATTTATTCTATAGATCGTTTGAAAACAGAGACTGTTACTTTTTTAAGTCCTAAATTTGGTTCTTCGGGGTATGCTGACGGAGGTTCTGCCACTAATGTATCTGCCTTGAGAGATAACCAGACTTTTACCAATACCTTGAACTATGATCAGGTATTTAATAATAAACACCATGTATCCGCATTGTTGGGTACCGACTTTCAGAAATACAAAACAAGTATCTGGGGAGCAAAAGCTTCTAAAGCATCGGATGATTTCTTTGAAAACTATCAGGGAGGATGGACCAATTATTCTCCTGCCAGCAATTACTTAGGTGAAAGAGCCTTTTACTCTTATTTCTCTCGTTTGAGTTATGATTTTGAAGGCAAATATCTTTTCACTGCTAACCTAAGACGTGACGGTAACTCTGCCTTGGCCGTGGGACATAAATACGGAAACTTTGGTGGTATATCCGGTGGATGGGTAATCTCTCAGGAGAAGTTTTTCAAAAAATCCTTTTTCGGCAAGTTGTTTGATCAATTGAAACTGAATGCCAGCTGGGGACGCGTGGGTAATGGTAATCTGACAGATGACTTTGGTTCATTCGATTTATTCTCTTCTTCACTTTACGGATCAGCATCTACCTGGGCAATCAGCCAGTCGGGTAATCCTCTGCTAAGTTGGGAAACCAGTAACCAGACTAATATCGGGCTTAATGCGGAATTGCTGAAAAGGCGTTTGTCTGTTGAAGTTGCCTATTTTAATAATAACGTGAATGGATTGATTTTGGATACACCTCAGTCTCCTTCAAAAGGAATTCCGGGTAACTCTATTTTAACCAATGTAGGTTCAATGTATAATAGGGGAGTGGAACTAACTTTGAACGCCTCTTTGATTCAGAAGAAGAAGTTCTCATGGGATGTGTCGTTCAACTTTACCGGCATCAAGAATGAAGTAACTCAACTGGCTGGCAACAATGCAGACATTATCGGCTATACACATACTTCTGCCAATGCAAACAATGTAACTCGTGTGGGTTATTCTGTAGGTAGCCTGTTTGGTGCAAAGACAGCAGGAGTAAACCCTGAAAATGGTCGCAGAATATTTATTAATGGTAAGGGCGAAAAAGTACAATATAGTGCTGTAGTGCCATCGGGTGAAAGCAACTGGACTTACCTTGACGGAACAAAAGCTCCTGCCATCGGAGTATCTGATTATTATGTATTGGGCAACGCTCTTCCTAAATGGTATGGAGGTTTGGTAAGTAACCTGAAATATAAGAACTGGGATTTGACTCTGAACTTTACCTATGCAGGTGGAAATTATGTGATGAATGGTACGAAAGCAACCTTGCGCGACCAGACTTCCTATAACAACTATACCGGAATTCTTGATCGCTGGACCACTCCGGGACAAGTGACTGATATCCCCCGACTGGTTTATAATGACATTATTTCCAATGGTACATCATTCCCAATCTCTGCCAATGTGGAGAAAGCAGACTTCCTGAGATTGCAAAATGTGTTGCTGGCTTACAGAGTTCCTGCTAACCTGCTGAGTAAAGTAAATCTGAGTTCCGCTAAAATCTATGCACAGGTATCCAATGCCTTTTTGATAACAGGATATACAGGTACAGATCCCGAATCATCGGTTAATGGTAATTCAAACACCACTCCGGGTGTGGAACGTAACTCACTGGGACGTGGACGCACATTTACCTTCGGAGTTAATGTAGGATTTTAA
- a CDS encoding ABC transporter substrate binding protein, giving the protein MNSFRTLKIIFIFLLLCVKAEAASDNDYILVLNSYTERNEWAENIQDVVTKSVYRLKNTTINIESLSNFEFSSVKNVNEKMDSLYRNYPKKPKAIVIIGNKGWILYRNTVPQSWMKVPVVLTLINHHTLSLQNFISKKRITSDKLISNKEAVKGFNVTGVYNLVYIKETIQLMKKLMPEMKRVAFITNSQYGNIYSIGSFNRTMKINFPELTKVGLYQKKLGTKDLLDSLSKLDKYTGILFYGWNKDVDINTSKGSLSAKSVKRVISTFANTPVFSLFDSKTDHVIFAGGFYSTIDNYTAKVVDVLHQIIAGKDAKDIPFQYANEACARLNYDHLIDFGISKKLLPKDAVYYNRPLSFIEKHIHLVVVIAVCFLFLLFIVISRIRSFKETKRLKDKEIALLAKFKERYTNSPIPYVKMDLLYDENKELKDFLLIEINSSLEREFRVKQSDIVGKTCNELGYIIPLAVLSLFQKSIEQNKSFQRAHYHERSDRYYTVLLYPNVEEGTFDVFLTDKTEEYKANAAKDELRLLLDSILDNISVPVYVKEVGEEIRYSYWNKKAEEITGIKSEDAIGKTDIEVFGERMGKKFQGDNDYLIRNGGTLCYEDKFPCINNKVYTTNVLKTIVRRRDNSAYILVTRMDITELVSVQKQLEFRNRQLGLSFNAGEIIPWTFKVKDKILIYDNKSLNLKYTNPENELFVKKLDEILAMVHPDDKEWVKALVDDLINGRVDKMEADVRCDIYGTGKGYDWFSLQAIVSECDYDGNPVTITGVTINISKRKLEEQALIEAKEKAEESGRMKSAFVSNISHEIRTPLNAIVGFSRILVSDPDLDDESKKEFSDIIESNNQLLLQLINDVLDLSKIEAGTLNFVYSDTDINILISEIEQSMRLKTEKGIIKISFKEKLPECVVHTDRDRVAQVFYNLMNNAIKFTSQGEIILGYRKKENQLYFYVQDTGCGVPKDKQSSIFDRFIKLDSFTQGAGLGLSISASIVYKLGGKIGIDSEEGVGSTFWFTIPYNPVDIN; this is encoded by the coding sequence ATGAACAGCTTTCGCACCCTTAAAATTATATTCATTTTTTTGCTCCTTTGTGTGAAAGCGGAGGCTGCTTCAGATAATGATTATATACTAGTTCTTAATTCATATACTGAGAGGAATGAATGGGCAGAAAATATTCAGGATGTTGTAACGAAGTCAGTATATAGGCTAAAGAATACTACTATAAATATCGAATCTCTAAGCAATTTTGAATTTTCTTCAGTGAAGAATGTTAATGAAAAAATGGATAGTTTATACCGCAATTATCCCAAGAAACCCAAAGCTATAGTTATTATTGGAAATAAAGGATGGATTCTTTATCGCAATACTGTACCGCAATCATGGATGAAAGTTCCTGTTGTACTGACTTTGATTAACCATCATACTCTTTCATTGCAGAACTTTATTTCAAAAAAGAGAATAACTTCTGATAAACTGATATCTAATAAGGAGGCTGTTAAAGGATTTAATGTAACGGGAGTATATAACTTAGTATATATAAAAGAGACTATTCAGTTAATGAAAAAGTTGATGCCTGAGATGAAAAGAGTTGCATTTATAACCAATTCACAATATGGCAACATCTATAGTATAGGCAGTTTTAACAGGACAATGAAAATAAATTTTCCAGAGCTTACAAAAGTCGGTTTGTACCAAAAGAAACTTGGAACAAAAGATTTGCTGGATTCACTTTCTAAGTTGGATAAGTATACGGGAATACTGTTTTACGGATGGAATAAAGATGTTGATATTAATACATCAAAAGGCTCTCTGTCTGCTAAAAGTGTAAAGAGGGTTATCAGTACCTTTGCCAATACTCCGGTGTTTAGTTTGTTCGACTCTAAAACGGATCATGTAATATTTGCTGGTGGCTTTTACTCTACCATTGACAATTATACTGCAAAAGTGGTAGATGTTTTACACCAGATTATTGCCGGAAAGGATGCGAAAGATATTCCTTTTCAATATGCTAATGAGGCTTGTGCACGTCTGAATTATGACCATTTAATCGACTTTGGGATAAGTAAAAAGCTACTTCCAAAAGATGCTGTTTATTATAATAGACCTCTCAGCTTTATTGAAAAACACATTCATTTGGTTGTTGTTATAGCTGTATGCTTTCTCTTTCTGTTATTTATCGTTATATCAAGAATCAGGTCTTTTAAAGAAACAAAAAGACTAAAGGATAAAGAGATTGCTCTTCTTGCTAAATTCAAGGAACGGTATACTAATTCGCCTATTCCTTATGTGAAAATGGATTTATTATACGATGAGAATAAAGAACTGAAAGATTTTCTCTTAATAGAAATAAATTCATCTTTAGAAAGAGAATTCAGAGTAAAGCAAAGTGATATTGTGGGAAAAACTTGTAATGAATTGGGGTATATAATTCCATTGGCTGTTTTAAGTCTTTTCCAAAAGTCTATTGAGCAGAATAAATCTTTCCAGAGGGCCCATTATCATGAACGTTCAGATCGTTATTATACAGTTCTACTATACCCAAATGTTGAGGAAGGTACTTTTGATGTATTCCTGACAGACAAAACGGAAGAGTATAAAGCAAATGCAGCCAAGGATGAATTAAGATTGTTGCTTGATTCCATTCTTGATAACATTTCTGTTCCGGTTTATGTAAAAGAGGTAGGAGAGGAGATTCGTTATTCTTATTGGAATAAAAAAGCAGAAGAGATTACCGGAATTAAATCGGAGGATGCAATAGGGAAAACGGATATTGAAGTGTTTGGTGAAAGAATGGGTAAAAAGTTTCAGGGAGACAATGATTACCTGATAAGAAATGGAGGCACTCTTTGTTATGAAGATAAATTCCCTTGTATAAATAATAAAGTCTATACAACCAATGTGCTGAAGACAATTGTCCGAAGAAGAGATAACTCAGCTTATATACTGGTTACCAGAATGGATATCACAGAACTAGTTTCAGTCCAAAAGCAATTGGAATTCAGGAATCGTCAGCTTGGATTATCTTTCAATGCCGGTGAGATTATTCCGTGGACATTTAAAGTAAAGGACAAAATTCTTATTTATGACAATAAATCCTTAAATCTTAAGTATACTAATCCCGAGAATGAGCTTTTCGTTAAAAAGCTTGATGAAATACTTGCAATGGTGCATCCAGATGATAAGGAATGGGTAAAAGCATTGGTTGATGATTTGATAAATGGAAGAGTTGATAAAATGGAAGCTGATGTGAGGTGTGATATATATGGAACTGGAAAAGGATATGATTGGTTTTCATTACAGGCTATAGTGAGTGAATGTGATTATGATGGGAATCCTGTTACTATTACCGGGGTTACCATTAATATTTCAAAAAGAAAACTGGAAGAGCAGGCCCTGATTGAGGCTAAAGAGAAAGCTGAAGAATCTGGCCGGATGAAATCGGCCTTTGTTTCAAATATAAGTCATGAAATACGTACGCCGTTGAATGCAATAGTAGGCTTTTCAAGGATTTTGGTTTCGGATCCTGATTTGGATGATGAGAGTAAAAAGGAATTTTCAGATATTATTGAAAGCAATAATCAACTATTGCTACAATTGATAAATGATGTTCTTGATCTGTCGAAAATAGAAGCTGGAACATTGAATTTTGTATATTCTGATACTGATATTAATATTTTGATCAGTGAAATAGAACAATCAATGAGGCTGAAAACAGAAAAGGGTATTATTAAAATATCGTTCAAAGAGAAACTCCCGGAATGTGTGGTTCATACAGACAGAGACAGGGTGGCGCAGGTTTTTTATAATTTGATGAATAATGCAATTAAGTTTACTAGTCAGGGGGAAATTATACTTGGTTATCGCAAAAAGGAAAATCAGTTGTACTTTTATGTACAGGATACCGGGTGTGGTGTTCCTAAAGATAAACAAAGCTCCATTTTTGATCGTTTTATTAAATTAGATTCTTTTACTCAAGGGGCGGGACTTGGATTGTCAATCAGTGCATCGATTGTGTATAAATTGGGTGGAAAGATTGGGATTGATTCTGAAGAAGGAGTAGGATCTACTTTCTGGTTCACCATACCATATAACCCTGTTGATATTAATTAG
- a CDS encoding oligogalacturonate lyase family protein, which yields MKKSIIWIALFAVAQFMQAQTPVMETGGKHMPNEWIDKDTGHKVIKLTRRDGINMSFYFHNNPFIGNKMVFCGGSRKGEAPNIKGQEIYNTDAKDLQMYWVDLNTLKIEQLTHESSPVKTEIVCARTKEVFYQIKDSVFSLNTETRKKRLIFVFPQGERSDITTVNADGSLLAGVFSNPKEAEIVKAHPQKSEFFNMIYEAKLPRTLFVIDTKKGVLKRIYSENEWLNHMQFSPADPHLLMFCHEGPWHKVDRIWTIDVVKGGKPQLIHKRTMNMEIAGHEWFGSKGDAIYFDLQKPRGEKFYVGKTDLKTGKEISYELQRNEWSVHYTTSWGETLMAGDGGSATSVAKTSEGHWLYLFQPKGNKLVSTKLVNMKSHNYHLEPNVHFSPDNKWIIFRANFEGQENVYAVQIAKDRK from the coding sequence ATGAAGAAAAGTATTATCTGGATTGCATTATTTGCCGTAGCGCAGTTCATGCAAGCACAAACACCGGTAATGGAAACCGGCGGAAAACACATGCCAAACGAATGGATTGACAAGGACACCGGGCATAAAGTGATTAAACTAACCCGTAGAGATGGCATTAATATGAGTTTCTATTTCCATAATAACCCTTTTATAGGCAATAAAATGGTGTTTTGTGGTGGCTCCAGAAAAGGAGAGGCGCCTAACATCAAAGGGCAGGAAATTTATAATACCGATGCAAAAGATTTGCAGATGTATTGGGTTGACCTGAATACCCTAAAGATTGAGCAGCTCACTCACGAATCATCTCCTGTGAAGACAGAAATAGTTTGTGCACGCACCAAGGAAGTCTTTTATCAGATAAAGGATAGCGTGTTTTCCTTAAACACAGAAACTAGAAAGAAGAGGCTTATATTTGTATTCCCCCAAGGTGAAAGATCGGATATTACTACGGTAAATGCTGATGGCTCTTTGCTGGCAGGAGTATTTTCTAACCCAAAAGAAGCCGAGATTGTAAAGGCACACCCTCAGAAAAGCGAGTTTTTCAATATGATTTACGAGGCTAAGCTCCCAAGAACATTGTTTGTTATCGACACTAAAAAAGGTGTTCTGAAGCGTATTTATTCGGAGAATGAATGGCTCAATCACATGCAATTCTCACCCGCCGACCCACATTTGCTGATGTTCTGTCACGAAGGACCGTGGCATAAAGTGGATAGAATCTGGACCATTGATGTTGTTAAAGGTGGAAAACCTCAATTGATTCACAAGCGCACCATGAATATGGAGATTGCCGGTCATGAATGGTTTGGCTCGAAAGGAGATGCCATCTATTTTGATCTTCAGAAACCAAGAGGGGAGAAGTTCTATGTAGGTAAAACGGACTTGAAAACAGGCAAGGAAATAAGCTATGAATTACAACGCAATGAGTGGTCCGTGCATTACACAACCTCATGGGGTGAAACACTTATGGCAGGAGATGGCGGAAGTGCAACGTCTGTAGCCAAGACTTCTGAGGGCCATTGGTTATATCTGTTCCAACCGAAAGGAAACAAACTGGTTTCAACCAAACTTGTGAACATGAAGAGTCACAATTATCACCTTGAGCCCAATGTACATTTCTCGCCGGATAATAAATGGATCATCTTCCGTGCCAACTTTGAAGGACAGGAAAATGTATATGCAGTTCAGATAGCGAAAGATCGTAAGTAA